One window from the genome of Epinephelus moara isolate mb chromosome 21, YSFRI_EMoa_1.0, whole genome shotgun sequence encodes:
- the tmub1 gene encoding transmembrane and ubiquitin-like domain-containing protein 1, translating into MALIEGVGDEVTLLFGSLLLLMVLLLAWISTRTSEPPEHLFTSATGPDPSLRPSSAHQDTTPSSTTTTSSSSSSSPSSSVSDGSLTDAPPTNTSTQEEKGEGAGRGERGEAGGGDGVRSRGGGGEGESSSSQRNMVVRLKFLNDTERTAEVKPQDTIGYIKRTYFAGQEQQVRLIYQGQLLQDDAQTLASLNLVHNCVLHCHISQHAGRGAAGGARPADQVQVALNVGSLMVPLLVLMLSVLWYCQIQYRQFFTAPATASLVGVTIFLSLVAFGVYRR; encoded by the exons ATGGCTCTGATTGAAGGCGTAGGAGACGAGGTGACGCTGCTCTTCggctctctgctgctcctcatGGTGCTGCTGCTCGCCTGGATCTCCACCCGCACCTCCGAGCCCCCAGAACACCTGTTCACCTCCGCCACAGGCCCGGACCCCTCACTGAGGCCCAGCTCCGCCCACCAGGACACAACCCCCTCCTCCACAACCACTACatcctcttcatcatcctcctcaCCCTCCAGCTCTGTGAGTGACGGCTCTCTGACAGATGCTCCGCCCACCAACACCTCCACTCaggaggagaagggggagggtgcagggaggggggagaggggggaggctggaggaggagatggtgtgaggagcagaggaggaggaggagaaggagagtcTTCATCGTCTCAGAGGAACATGGTGGTCAGACTGAAGTTTCTGAACGACACAGAGAGAACAGCTGAGGTCAAACCGCAGGACACCATCGGATACATCAAACG GACCTACTTTGCGGGTCAGGAGCAGCAGGTCCGGTTGATCTATCAAGGTCAACTGCTACAGGATGACGCTCAGACTCTGGCCTCTCTGAACCTTGTCCATAACTGCGTCCTGCACTGTCACATCTCTCAGCACGCCGGCCGCGGGGCCGCAGGGGGGGCGCGGCCCGCTGACCAGGTGCAGGTGGCTCTGAACGTGGGCAGCCTGATGGTCCCCCTGCTGGTCCTCATGCTGTCAGTCCTGTGGTACTGTCAGATCCAGTACCGGCAGTTTTTCACCGCCCCGGCCACTGCCTCGCTGGTCGGTGTCACCATCTTCCTCAGCCTGGTGGCCTTCGGAGTCTACCGCCGCTAG